Genomic window (Desulfuromonas sp.):
GTCGAAAGCCAGGTCAGCGAGGGATAATAATTCTCAGGAGGGCCTGAGGGCAGGCTTCCCTTTTCCTGCCACCCGCCGGCGCAACCTCATAATCCCCTACTTGCGTGAATACCTCCGCTCGGGCCGGCCGACGGTGCCGTAGACGACGTCGGCGCGCAGGCACCCCGTCGATACCAGGAACTCCAGGTAGCGGCGCGCCGTGGAGCGGCTGGCCCCGATGCGCTCGGCGACCTCTTCGGCGCCGGCGCCCTCCGCAAAGGCGTCCTCGAAGACCTTGACGACCTTTTTCAGGGTCAGCGGGTCGATCCCCTTCGGGGCCTGCGACGTGTCCCCGGAGCCCGCGGCGGCCGGGTGCAGCAGCTTGTCGACATCGGACTGCTCGAGGGTGTCGCGCCCCTCGAGTTGGCCGCGGTGCTCGCGGAACTTGCGCAGGGAATCTTCGAAGCGCCCGAAGACCACAGGCTTGATGATGTAGTCGAAGGCGCCTCCGCGCATCGCCTCCTGCAGGGCCGAGACCTCCTTGGCGGCGGTGATCAGGATCAGGTCGACCTGGCGTCCCTGGGACCGCAGTTTCCAGAGCAGGTCCATGCCGCTCCCCTCTGGGAAGAAGAGGTCGAGCAGGACCAGGTCGGGCTCGAGGACCTCCGCCATCTCCTGCGCCTCGGGGAGGGTGTTGGCGATGCCCACGGTCTCGAACCCCTCCACCTTTTCGGTGAATCGCCGGTGCAGTTCGGAGATCCTCGGGTCGTCCTCGACGATCAGCACCCGTATCGTTTTCATTCCTCGTCCGCCTTTCCCTTGGGGATCATCACGGTAAAGAGGGCGCCCCCCAGTTCCCCGCCGGAGACGGTGACCTCGCCCCCGAGCTCTTCGAGGGCATTTGCGACCAGGTAGAGCCCGACGCCCCTTTTTCCCGCCCCCTTGGTCGAGACCCCCTTTGCGAAAATTCTGTCGGCTATCTCGGGGTCGACTCCCCGGCCCGAGTCCTCGACTTCGAAAATCAGGTCGTCGCCGATGTCGGTCATCGACAGCTTGAGGCTCCCCTGGGGGTTGGCGCTGTCGCGAATCGCCTCGAGGGCGTTGTCAATCAGATTGCCCAGGATGGTGACTATTTTTTCCTGGCCGATCCGGGAGGGGATGTCCCGCATGCTGCTCTGCCGGTCGATGTCGAAGGCGATCTTCAGCTCCCGGGCGCGGTTGTACTTGCCGATGATCAGGCCGGAGACCACCGGGTGGGGGACCGCTTCGCCCAGCAGCTGGATCAGCTCCTGGTGTCCCGAGGACTCGGTGAGGATCAGCTCCAGCGCCTCGGTGTAGGCCTCGAGCTGAAGAAGCCCGGCGATGGTGTGCAGCTTGTTGGAGTATTCGTGGGCCTGGACCCGGAGCATTTCGGTGTATTCCCGGGTCTGGGCCAGTTCCCTTGCGAGCCGCTCGAGCTCGTCCTTGCGCCGGAAACTGGCGACGATCCCCATGACCTGCTCCTGGTGAAAGACCGGCACCATGTTGAAGACCATCTCCTTGCCGCCGACGACCAGCTCCCGGTCGTATTCTTCCGCTCCCGTTTTCAGCAGCCTTTCCATGTCGGCGCCGGGGAGGATCTCCTCGACCGGCCGGCCGACCACCGGCAGGG
Coding sequences:
- a CDS encoding response regulator, whose translation is MKTIRVLIVEDDPRISELHRRFTEKVEGFETVGIANTLPEAQEMAEVLEPDLVLLDLFFPEGSGMDLLWKLRSQGRQVDLILITAAKEVSALQEAMRGGAFDYIIKPVVFGRFEDSLRKFREHRGQLEGRDTLEQSDVDKLLHPAAAGSGDTSQAPKGIDPLTLKKVVKVFEDAFAEGAGAEEVAERIGASRSTARRYLEFLVSTGCLRADVVYGTVGRPERRYSRK
- a CDS encoding sensor histidine kinase, with the protein product MASRIRKTLSSCLPRTIQSQMILLVSAVVLVQIVVSGIIFASLVGNILTVQIGRRALDIAGTVSAMPEVRRAVEGGDPAGIVQEIAEAIRGNTGAEFVVVGDRTGRRLSHPDPAKIGRFFVGGDIGPALREGKAYVSRAVGTLGPSLRGIVPVRGESGAVAGFVAVGYLTEDVEKTVRAQQREPRVFVFMMILIGLLSAVLIAKYFKRAILGLEPAEIASLYQERGAILESIREGVVAIDGEGAVRLANRAALNYTGLDPALPVVGRPVEEILPGADMERLLKTGAEEYDRELVVGGKEMVFNMVPVFHQEQVMGIVASFRRKDELERLARELAQTREYTEMLRVQAHEYSNKLHTIAGLLQLEAYTEALELILTESSGHQELIQLLGEAVPHPVVSGLIIGKYNRARELKIAFDIDRQSSMRDIPSRIGQEKIVTILGNLIDNALEAIRDSANPQGSLKLSMTDIGDDLIFEVEDSGRGVDPEIADRIFAKGVSTKGAGKRGVGLYLVANALEELGGEVTVSGGELGGALFTVMIPKGKADEE